The nucleotide sequence CCATCAATGgtttcatcaattttttacGTTCCAGAGGGGTGATTCTACTGTCTGAAGTAACAGTGGAAGCACGTCTGTTCCCGCTGTCCTGTCTCGTTAGTGTTACGTTGTTCGTTTGACTGTTTATTAAACAAAGTTACGTTACGCATGCATGTAAATATTGACATTTCCATTGTGACGAcaaaaatgtaaataaagCAGACGCGGGTATACACGGCGATGAGGTCTGTCGTTTATAGGTTCGTCAGACTAAAGGTATAACTTATTTTGGTTAATCagttaaattataagaCTTGGAACCCTGTATAACAATACCATGGGTGCGTTGGGTATTAAACATGTAAGATAACGAATGGATTatcaatttattgatatataaagaacAGTAGTTTCATCGATATTGATGTCGAATTGGAATTGAATTCTTGGACCTTGCATCACAGAAAATTAAACATACAATTAAACTAACTTTACGCACtatataaacaataatgaCTGGTGATAAAAACTTTGAAACGGTCTTAAAAGAGCTAGAAGCAAAACATCGTGAATTTCTTAACAAGCACTCAGAACATCGTCATGAAATATTGGAAAGACAAAAAGATGAAACTATATTGTTTGAGAATAAACGTAGATTCGTCCTATTTCCAATTAGGTTccatgaaatatttgatgcATACAAGAAACGTGAAGCCCTCTTCTGGACTGCCGAAGAGATTGACCTGAAACAAGATTGCGTCGACTGGGAAGATAAGTTAGGTGATAAAGAGAAACATTCTATGAAGAGAGTTCTTGCCGTATTTGCTGCATCGGTCTTATCAGAACTTAAGTTAACTGAAACACTTTCTGCAGAAGTTCAAACACCGGAAGCTAAATGTTTTTATGGCTTTCAAATCATGGTTGATAACGTTCATGAAGAAGTATACTCTTTAGTTATTGATTCCTTTGTCACAAATAAAGACGAATTGGAAGTGATGTTTGATGGAATCGAGGAAGATGAAATTAGTCAGGAAAAGATTGCATTTGCCAAAAGGTGGTTCGATGTTAGCAATGCGTTATTCGGTGAAAAATTAGTAGCATTTGCTGCAATTCAAAGTTTGTTTTCTCTGAATTCATATGCTTCTCTGTTCTCAATGCAAAAAAGGAGACTTTTACCAGGTTTGAGTAAGGCAAACGTAACGATGTTTAAGGATCACTCTATCCGTACAgagtttcaatttttgatgttCAATCatctaaaaaataaaattaataaagaaatcGTTCAGAGGATTGTAATTGAAGCAGTCAACATTGAAAAACGTGCACTaagaaaaaattcaatgaGTTTCAAACAGCTAGGTTTAGATATTAAACTAATGGAGGAACTAATTGAATATGTCGCCGATATCATTTTAGAAGGTTTTGGAAATGATAAATTCCATAAAACATCAAATCCATACGACTTTATCGATACAGACAGTTTCCCAAATGCTTGTTATTCCTTCCAAAAAAAGATTGCACATATGAACAAACCAACAATCGATGAACCAAATACCGACATAAGTAACTTCTCATTCAATGACGATTTTTAGTCCTATCGTAActaatttttatttcgctatattttttgtttagactatttttttaacaatgCTATGactatttaaattatttaaaaattattcacTGAACATTTACTTAAGAAAGGCAATAAGTACAAGGTTATGATGCTGAAATCCCGTTTACTTAATGATGACTTTATTTCGAAATGTTTTGTTTCCATTGTGTACCTTTAAACTGGTGTCGCGTTTTTGTTTGTTgacattttttaataacaagAGGGCGTCGCAACTCAACTACAGataaataatagtaataataataataataataaaaagtttTAACAGAAATGTATACGATAAAGAAAAGTTGTTTAAGTTTTCCGTCTTCAGTATTAAAGatcaaaataatcattTGTACGATAACCAATTCGGTTGCTGTCTGTACGTTACAATGGAGAACCACTTCGAAGCAGgaagatatatatagaatGTTGTCGcgattttaaattaattctACAATTGTTGAactttattgttattaatttttaaaatattgtaagtatattcaaatataaatataaacagAGCAACATCTCGAAAATTTTTCCAGTTTTATGTTTAGAGGTATTGTAACCATATATAAGACTCATAATTTGCGACATTAACgaaatatttattcataaTAGTAACTTTTTAGTTAATAgtatttgatatttgaaTGATTATTAAACATAAACTCATACTGATCACTTTGGAATATTATCTTTCACACCTATAAACATTATGACATTAAAAATGGCAAAGGCAACCCCCTCAAAAGTTGCAGCTTCAGCTTTGTCTGACTTAGAACTGAAAGAAGAGAATTTAGATAAAAAGCTAGAAgctttaaaagaaaataaatctGACGATGAAGAATTGGATTTGAGATTGAGTAAAGCGGCAGAGGATCATAAGCAATTCATGTACAGCCATAGAGTACGTCGTCATGAATTGAAGAAGTTAGAAAAGTTGGAACCGTTATTAAATAAGGATAAAAAAAGACATTTAGTCCATCCTATTAAGTATCCTGATATTTATGAGACCTATAAGAGAGCAGAAGCTTCATTTTGGACTgctgaagaaattgatttatcaAAAGATCTATACGATTGGAACGAAAGAATGAACTCCAATGaaagattttttatttcgaGAGTTTTAGCTTTTTTCGCAGCATCAGATGGTATTGTTAATGAGAACTTGACAGAAAATTTCTCTGTTGAAATCCAAGTACCTGAAGCTAGATATTTTTATGGTTTCCAAATAAtgattgaaaatattcattcTGAGACTTATTCGTTATTAATTGATACATACATTAAGGATCCGAAGGAGAGTTCATTTTTGTTCAATGCAATCGATTATATTCCACAGATTAAAGAAAAGGCAGAATGGGCATTAAGATGGATCAATGATGACGAAGCATTATTTGGAGAAAGATTGGTAGCCTTTGCTTCAATTGAAGGTGTTTTCTTTTCCGGTTCCTTTGCCTCTATCTTTTGGTTAAAGAAAAGAGGTTTAATGCCAGGCTTGacattttcaaatgaattaatttGCAGAGATGAAGGTTTACATACAGATTTTGCATGTATCCTGTTTGCCCATTTGAAGAACAAACCAGATCCAGCAATTGTAGAAAAAATTGTCACTGAAGCAGTGGGGATTGAAAAAAGATACTTCTTAGATGCTTTACCTGTCGCTCTACTAGGTATGAATGCAAAATTGATGACACAATATGTTGAATTTGTTGCTGACAGATTATTAGTTGCGTTTGGGAATGAGAAGTACTATAAGGTTGAGAACCCATTCGACTTTATGGAAAATATATCGTTAGCTGGTAAAACTAATTTCTTTGAAAAGAGAGTTTCAGATTACCAAAAAGCAGGTGTTATTTCGAAATCTAGCAACACAGAAGCTGATGAGGGTGCATTTGCCatg is from Tetrapisispora phaffii CBS 4417 chromosome 14, complete genome and encodes:
- the TPHA0N00550 gene encoding uncharacterized protein → MTGDKNFETVLKELEAKHREFLNKHSEHRHEILERQKDETILFENKRRFVLFPIRFHEIFDAYKKREALFWTAEEIDLKQDCVDWEDKLGDKEKHSMKRVLAVFAASVLSELKLTETLSAEVQTPEAKCFYGFQIMVDNVHEEVYSLVIDSFVTNKDELEVMFDGIEEDEISQEKIAFAKRWFDVSNALFGEKLVAFAAIQSLFSLNSYASLFSMQKRRLLPGLSKANVTMFKDHSIRTEFQFLMFNHLKNKINKEIVQRIVIEAVNIEKRALRKNSMSFKQLGLDIKLMEELIEYVADIILEGFGNDKFHKTSNPYDFIDTDSFPNACYSFQKKIAHMNKPTIDEPNTDISNFSFNDDF
- the TPHA0N00560 gene encoding uncharacterized protein (similar to Saccharomyces cerevisiae RNR4 (YGR180C) and RNR2 (YJL026W); ancestral locus Anc_5.179) — encoded protein: MAKATPSKVAASALSDLELKEENLDKKLEALKENKSDDEELDLRLSKAAEDHKQFMYSHRVRRHELKKLEKLEPLLNKDKKRHLVHPIKYPDIYETYKRAEASFWTAEEIDLSKDLYDWNERMNSNERFFISRVLAFFAASDGIVNENLTENFSVEIQVPEARYFYGFQIMIENIHSETYSLLIDTYIKDPKESSFLFNAIDYIPQIKEKAEWALRWINDDEALFGERLVAFASIEGVFFSGSFASIFWLKKRGLMPGLTFSNELICRDEGLHTDFACILFAHLKNKPDPAIVEKIVTEAVGIEKRYFLDALPVALLGMNAKLMTQYVEFVADRLLVAFGNEKYYKVENPFDFMENISLAGKTNFFEKRVSDYQKAGVISKSSNTEADEGAFAMNENF